Proteins found in one Amycolatopsis aidingensis genomic segment:
- a CDS encoding ABC transporter ATP-binding protein, whose protein sequence is MSIPAGSAGADATPEASAPAARTRGLRKTYGSTVAVDNVDLDVPEGSVLGMLGPNGSGKTTTIRMLLGLVRPTEGEAQLLGHPMPDAAAHALPEVGALVEGPGFHPFLSGRDNLLRLAAAEPKLARSQVADAVGGALERVGLTGAATRKYRGYSLGMKQRLGLAAALLVPRRMVVLDEPTNGLDPAGTREIRRIIAELHAAGVTVLVSSHLLAEVEATCTHVAVLHAGTVVAQGELAELLESGSPGLIVSTPEGSEAVKALRENRILSRITPEGVRVDLTTATAPVVLETLVRAGVPVYEARRARTGLEDLFARLTQNESDSATSDDSTESSEMDMEAVR, encoded by the coding sequence ATGAGCATCCCAGCAGGCTCGGCGGGCGCGGACGCGACACCGGAAGCGTCCGCGCCCGCCGCGCGTACCCGCGGGCTGCGCAAGACCTACGGCTCGACCGTCGCGGTGGACAACGTCGACCTGGACGTGCCGGAGGGTTCGGTGCTCGGCATGCTCGGCCCGAACGGCTCCGGCAAGACCACCACGATCCGGATGCTGCTCGGGCTGGTCCGCCCCACCGAGGGCGAGGCGCAGCTGCTCGGTCATCCCATGCCGGATGCCGCCGCGCATGCCCTGCCCGAGGTCGGCGCGCTGGTGGAGGGCCCGGGGTTCCACCCGTTCCTTTCCGGGCGGGACAACCTGCTCCGGCTCGCCGCGGCCGAGCCGAAACTGGCGCGCTCGCAGGTCGCCGACGCGGTCGGCGGCGCGCTGGAGCGGGTCGGTCTCACCGGTGCCGCCACGCGCAAGTACCGGGGGTACTCGCTGGGCATGAAGCAACGGCTCGGCCTGGCCGCGGCGCTGCTGGTGCCGCGCAGGATGGTGGTGCTGGACGAGCCGACCAACGGGCTCGACCCGGCAGGCACAAGGGAGATCCGCCGGATCATCGCCGAGCTGCACGCGGCCGGGGTGACCGTGCTGGTCTCCTCGCACCTGCTGGCCGAGGTGGAGGCCACCTGCACGCATGTCGCCGTGCTGCACGCCGGGACCGTGGTGGCGCAGGGTGAGCTGGCCGAGTTGCTCGAATCCGGGTCCCCCGGCCTCATCGTGTCCACACCGGAGGGTTCCGAAGCGGTAAAGGCATTGCGGGAAAACCGGATCCTCAGCCGGATCACCCCGGAGGGGGTACGGGTGGACCTCACCACCGCGACCGCGCCGGTGGTGCTGGAGACCCTGGTCCGGGCCGGAGTCCCGGTGTACGAGGCGCGCAGGGCACGCACCGGCCTGGAGGACCTTTTCGCCAGGCTGACCCAGAACGAATCCGATTCAGCCACATCGGATGACTCCACTGAGTCGTCCGAAATGGACATGGAGGCCGTGAGATGA
- a CDS encoding methylated-DNA--[protein]-cysteine S-methyltransferase, with amino-acid sequence MNIAHWSTMDTQVGPFTAVVASDGAVLASGWTAEVELLTEAIAPSLRPAELRRRRDLGEVSSAIRRYHAGEFDAVDGIEVRQRSGEFREHAWQVLRTVPAGKRLSYADYADLLGRPSAVRAAASACARNAAALFVPCHRVLRTGGGLGGFRWGVQVKRWLLDHESPR; translated from the coding sequence ATGAACATCGCACATTGGTCCACTATGGACACCCAGGTCGGACCGTTCACCGCGGTGGTCGCCTCGGACGGCGCCGTGCTGGCCTCCGGCTGGACCGCAGAGGTCGAACTGCTCACCGAGGCGATCGCACCCTCGTTGCGCCCGGCCGAGCTCCGGCGGCGCCGCGACCTCGGCGAGGTGAGCAGCGCGATCCGCCGTTACCACGCGGGCGAGTTCGACGCGGTGGACGGCATCGAGGTCCGGCAGCGGTCCGGGGAGTTCCGCGAGCATGCCTGGCAGGTGCTGCGGACGGTGCCCGCAGGCAAGCGGCTGAGCTACGCCGACTACGCCGACCTGCTCGGGCGCCCATCGGCGGTGCGGGCAGCCGCATCGGCCTGCGCCCGCAACGCCGCCGCCCTGTTCGTGCCCTGCCACCGGGTGCTGCGCACCGGCGGGGGCCTCGGCGGGTTCCGGTGGGGTGTGCAGGTCAAGCGCTGGCTGCTGGACCACGAGTCGCCCCGGTGA
- the ychF gene encoding redox-regulated ATPase YchF, whose translation MSLTLGIVGLPNVGKSTLFNALTRNEALAANYPFATIEPNVGVVPLPDPRLDTLAELFSSAKVVPATVSFVDIAGIVKGASEGAGLGNKFLANIREANAICQVIRVFDDPDVVHVDGAIDPLSDIETINTELILADLQTLDKALPRMEKEARTKKENRPALENAQRAKTILDEGRTLFAAKAELDIDALRELNLLTIKPFLYVFNADEGVLTDEAKRAELAKLVAPADAVFLDAKVEAELLELDDEESVRELLESVGQHEPGLYALARAGFHTLGLQTYLTAGPKEARAWTIPKGATAPQAAGVIHTDFERGFIKAEVISFDDLVAEGSMAAARASGKVRIEGKEYVMADGDVVEFRFNV comes from the coding sequence GTGAGTCTGACCCTCGGCATCGTCGGCCTTCCCAACGTGGGCAAGTCGACCCTGTTCAACGCACTGACCCGGAACGAGGCGCTTGCGGCGAACTACCCGTTCGCCACCATCGAGCCCAACGTCGGAGTTGTTCCGCTGCCCGATCCGCGGCTGGACACGCTCGCCGAACTGTTCTCCTCGGCGAAGGTGGTGCCGGCCACGGTGTCCTTTGTGGATATCGCGGGCATCGTGAAGGGAGCGTCCGAGGGCGCCGGGCTCGGCAACAAGTTCCTGGCCAACATCCGCGAGGCGAACGCGATCTGTCAGGTCATCCGGGTCTTCGACGACCCGGACGTGGTGCATGTCGACGGTGCGATCGACCCGCTGTCGGACATCGAGACGATCAACACCGAGCTGATCCTCGCCGACCTGCAGACCCTGGACAAGGCGCTGCCACGGATGGAGAAGGAAGCCAGGACCAAGAAGGAGAACCGTCCCGCGCTGGAGAACGCCCAGCGCGCCAAGACCATCCTGGACGAGGGCCGCACGCTGTTCGCAGCCAAGGCGGAGCTGGACATCGACGCGCTGCGCGAACTGAACCTGCTCACCATCAAGCCGTTCCTGTACGTGTTCAACGCGGACGAGGGCGTGCTCACCGACGAGGCCAAGCGCGCCGAGCTGGCCAAACTGGTCGCCCCGGCCGACGCGGTGTTCCTGGACGCCAAGGTCGAGGCGGAGCTGCTGGAGCTGGACGACGAGGAGTCGGTCCGCGAGCTGCTGGAGTCGGTCGGCCAGCACGAGCCCGGCCTGTACGCACTGGCCCGCGCCGGCTTCCACACGCTTGGCCTGCAGACCTACCTGACCGCGGGACCGAAGGAAGCACGCGCCTGGACCATCCCCAAGGGCGCGACGGCACCCCAGGCCGCCGGTGTGATCCACACCGACTTCGAGCGCGGCTTCATCAAGGCCGAGGTGATCTCCTTCGACGACCTGGTCGCCGAGGGCTCCATGGCCGCCGCCCGCGCATCCGGCAAGGTCCGGATCGAGGGCAAGGAGTACGTCATGGCCGACGGCGACGTGGTCGAGTTCCGCTTCAACGTCTAG
- a CDS encoding 4a-hydroxytetrahydrobiopterin dehydratase — MAEILSDQQVEDALGNLPEWSKNGNAIERTAQLAGFPQAIQVVNRVAEIAESENHHPDIDIRWRTVTFRLSTHSEGGITSKDVGMAAEIDGVLAGM; from the coding sequence ATGGCAGAGATACTCAGTGATCAACAGGTCGAGGACGCGCTCGGGAACCTGCCCGAGTGGTCGAAGAACGGAAACGCCATCGAGCGCACCGCGCAGCTCGCCGGTTTCCCACAGGCGATCCAGGTGGTGAACCGGGTGGCCGAGATCGCGGAGAGCGAGAACCATCACCCGGACATCGATATTCGTTGGCGCACGGTGACTTTCCGGCTCAGCACCCATTCGGAAGGTGGCATCACGAGCAAGGACGTCGGGATGGCCGCCGAGATCGACGGCGTACTCGCCGGCATGTGA
- a CDS encoding thiamine ABC transporter substrate-binding protein, with protein MTRRARTVAALCLAGALSAGCTLAGGGGQQEQGPVTVTLATHDSWNAPQEVLTEFEQRSGIRIKILKEGDAGELTNKLVLAKDDPIADVAYGVDSTFASRALAAGVFEPYTSPEADRGPQRYAIDRQHRLSAVDVGDVCVNIDRQWFAERDLPEPETYADLADPEYRGLLVVQNPATSSPGLAFLLGTIARYGEEGWQDYWSRLRDNGVLTVSGWEEAYTQEFSGSSGEGPRPIVVSYASSPANEIGEDGRPRTKALLETCYRQVEYAGVLAGGDQVDSAGKVVDFLLSQEFQATVAEHMYVYPAREGVPLPAGWAEAAPLPEDPASLPSERVEAEREHWVEQWRALLNQ; from the coding sequence ATGACACGCAGGGCCCGCACGGTCGCGGCACTGTGCCTGGCCGGCGCCCTGTCCGCGGGTTGCACGCTCGCGGGTGGGGGAGGCCAGCAGGAGCAGGGGCCGGTCACCGTGACGCTGGCGACCCACGACTCGTGGAACGCGCCGCAGGAGGTGCTGACCGAGTTCGAGCAACGTTCCGGCATCCGGATCAAGATCCTCAAGGAGGGCGACGCGGGCGAGCTGACCAACAAGCTGGTGCTGGCCAAGGACGACCCGATCGCGGACGTCGCCTACGGGGTCGACTCCACGTTCGCCTCCCGCGCCCTCGCCGCCGGGGTGTTCGAGCCCTACACGAGCCCCGAGGCCGACCGCGGTCCGCAGCGCTACGCCATCGACCGGCAGCACCGGCTGTCCGCCGTGGACGTGGGCGATGTGTGCGTGAACATCGACCGGCAGTGGTTCGCCGAGCGTGACCTTCCCGAGCCGGAGACCTACGCCGACCTCGCCGATCCCGAGTACCGCGGCCTGCTGGTGGTGCAGAACCCGGCGACATCCTCGCCAGGGCTGGCCTTCCTGCTCGGCACGATCGCGCGGTACGGCGAGGAGGGCTGGCAGGACTACTGGTCGCGGTTGCGGGACAACGGTGTGCTGACGGTGAGTGGCTGGGAGGAGGCCTACACCCAGGAGTTCTCCGGGTCCTCCGGCGAGGGGCCGCGCCCGATCGTGGTCTCCTACGCCTCCTCACCCGCAAACGAGATCGGCGAGGACGGCAGGCCGCGCACCAAGGCGTTGCTGGAGACCTGCTACCGCCAGGTCGAGTACGCGGGCGTGCTGGCAGGCGGCGACCAGGTCGACAGTGCGGGCAAGGTGGTCGACTTCCTGCTCTCCCAGGAGTTCCAGGCCACGGTCGCGGAGCATATGTATGTCTACCCCGCGCGCGAGGGAGTACCGCTACCTGCGGGCTGGGCCGAGGCTGCACCGCTGCCGGAGGACCCCGCCTCGCTGCCGAGTGAGCGGGTCGAGGCCGAGCGGGAGCACTGGGTCGAACAGTGGCGCGCCCTGCTGAACCAGTAG
- a CDS encoding ABC transporter permease: MLPLGFLAVFFAWPVLAIVGRGFADGGVAEALGESGTWRLAGFTIAQAAASTVVAVLAGMPVAFLLARVRLPGTALVRTLVLVPFVLPTVVVGLAFRALLPDGGVVSIVLANAFFNVAVVARTVGGLWAHLDRRLEDSARSLGASRWLAFRSTTLPALAPAVTAAAAVVFLFCATSFGVVLMLGGARYRTLETEIYLRTVQYLDLPGAAALSLVQLAAVVAALAVGAVARRRREGATRLRAAVETARRPERGEWWVVGVALAVLALLLVPIVGLLLRSVSTGSGFSLAGYRALTGRGEDDVLAVSGWESALNSLRTATDATVLAMLVGVLAAVVLVALRRTPGRLARGMGEVMDAALMLPLGVSAVTVGFGYLITLNLLPGDLRTSPLLVPFAQALVIIPLIVRMVLPVLRSVDERQRQAAATLGAGRLRVWREIDLPLTARSLVAAAGFGYVVALGEFGATSFLARPDAPTLPVTIAALIGRPGELNNQMAYAACALLMLVTVLVVTVIDRLRSGQSSVGEF, translated from the coding sequence CTGCTACCGCTCGGCTTCCTCGCCGTCTTCTTCGCCTGGCCGGTGCTGGCGATCGTCGGCCGCGGGTTCGCCGACGGCGGCGTGGCCGAGGCGCTCGGCGAGTCCGGGACCTGGCGGCTGGCCGGGTTCACCATCGCGCAGGCAGCCGCCTCCACGGTGGTCGCCGTACTGGCCGGGATGCCGGTGGCCTTCCTGCTGGCCAGGGTGCGGCTGCCGGGAACTGCGCTGGTGCGCACCCTGGTGCTGGTGCCGTTCGTGCTGCCAACCGTGGTGGTCGGGCTCGCCTTCCGCGCGCTGCTGCCGGACGGCGGGGTGGTCTCGATCGTGCTGGCCAACGCCTTCTTCAACGTCGCCGTGGTCGCCCGCACGGTCGGCGGGCTGTGGGCGCATCTGGACCGGCGGCTGGAGGACTCGGCCCGATCCCTTGGCGCATCCCGGTGGCTGGCGTTCCGCAGCACCACCCTGCCCGCGCTCGCCCCTGCGGTGACCGCCGCGGCCGCCGTGGTGTTCCTGTTCTGCGCCACCAGCTTCGGGGTCGTGCTGATGCTCGGCGGCGCGCGGTACCGCACCCTGGAGACCGAGATCTACCTGCGTACCGTGCAGTACCTCGATCTGCCGGGTGCCGCCGCGCTGTCCCTGGTCCAGCTCGCTGCGGTGGTCGCGGCACTGGCGGTCGGCGCCGTGGCGCGGCGCAGGCGGGAGGGCGCCACCCGGCTGCGCGCTGCGGTGGAGACCGCGCGGCGGCCGGAGCGGGGCGAGTGGTGGGTGGTCGGCGTGGCGCTGGCCGTGCTGGCGCTGCTGCTGGTGCCGATCGTGGGGCTGCTGCTGCGTTCGGTGTCCACCGGATCCGGCTTCAGCCTCGCCGGGTACCGCGCGCTCACCGGCCGCGGGGAGGACGACGTGCTGGCGGTCAGCGGCTGGGAGTCCGCGCTGAACTCGCTGCGCACCGCAACCGACGCGACCGTGCTCGCGATGCTCGTCGGGGTGCTGGCCGCCGTGGTGCTGGTGGCGTTGCGGCGTACCCCTGGGCGCCTGGCCAGGGGTATGGGCGAGGTGATGGACGCCGCGCTGATGCTGCCGCTCGGGGTGTCCGCGGTGACCGTCGGGTTCGGGTACCTGATCACCCTGAACCTGCTGCCAGGTGACCTGCGCACCTCACCGCTGCTGGTGCCGTTCGCGCAGGCACTGGTGATCATCCCGCTGATCGTCCGGATGGTGCTGCCGGTGCTGCGTTCGGTGGACGAGCGGCAGCGGCAGGCCGCAGCCACGCTCGGCGCGGGCAGGCTGCGGGTGTGGCGGGAGATCGACCTGCCGCTCACCGCCCGTTCCCTGGTGGCCGCGGCCGGGTTCGGCTACGTGGTCGCACTCGGCGAGTTCGGCGCGACCAGCTTCCTCGCCCGGCCGGACGCGCCGACCCTGCCGGTGACCATAGCCGCGCTGATCGGCAGGCCGGGCGAGCTGAACAACCAGATGGCCTATGCGGCCTGCGCCTTGCTGATGCTGGTGACCGTGCTGGTGGTGACCGTGATCGACCGGCTGCGTTCCGGCCAGAGTTCGGTGGGAGAGTTCTAG
- a CDS encoding ABC transporter permease subunit: protein MTQATAEVRPPSAPARQPRVPLPRLVQAELRWIFRRPRTLIVLGLFAILPVAVGIGLVLVDSPGGGDGPEGPTGSLLSAAAGNALILPVAMLALTLGLLLPLTAAMAGADALAGESSHGTLRGWLLAPVSRGRLLGVKVVGVAAVVLAAITVLTLIAIITGLILNGTDSLFTLSGTTLSFPDALGRIAVAVGWAAVQGWAVGAVALTISACTEHPMLVVASVLGGVVVFSVLRMLDALAWLHPFLLTESFMSIADVLRDPMPTADLGEGLLRAGAYLVIALSLAYARIITKDG, encoded by the coding sequence ATGACGCAGGCCACGGCCGAGGTCCGGCCACCGAGCGCACCGGCCCGCCAGCCGCGGGTACCGCTGCCCCGCCTGGTGCAGGCCGAGTTGCGCTGGATCTTCCGCAGGCCACGCACCCTGATCGTGCTCGGCCTGTTCGCGATCCTGCCGGTGGCGGTCGGGATCGGGTTGGTGCTGGTCGACTCACCCGGCGGCGGCGACGGACCGGAGGGACCGACCGGCTCGCTGCTGTCCGCGGCCGCGGGGAACGCGCTGATCCTGCCGGTCGCCATGCTGGCGCTCACCCTGGGCCTGCTGCTGCCGCTCACCGCCGCGATGGCGGGCGCGGACGCGCTGGCTGGTGAGTCCTCACACGGCACCCTGCGCGGCTGGCTGCTGGCCCCGGTCAGCCGGGGCAGGCTGCTCGGCGTGAAGGTCGTCGGCGTGGCGGCGGTCGTGCTCGCCGCGATCACGGTGCTCACCCTGATCGCGATCATCACCGGGCTGATCCTGAACGGAACCGACTCGCTGTTCACCCTGTCCGGCACCACGCTGTCCTTCCCGGACGCGCTCGGCAGGATCGCGGTGGCGGTGGGCTGGGCCGCGGTGCAGGGGTGGGCGGTGGGCGCGGTGGCGCTGACGATCTCCGCCTGCACCGAGCACCCGATGCTGGTGGTGGCCTCGGTGCTGGGTGGCGTGGTGGTGTTCTCCGTGCTGCGCATGCTGGACGCGCTCGCCTGGCTGCACCCGTTCCTGCTCACCGAGTCGTTCATGTCGATCGCCGACGTGCTGCGCGATCCGATGCCCACCGCGGACCTTGGCGAGGGCCTGCTGCGCGCCGGGGCCTACCTGGTGATCGCGCTGTCCCTTGCCTACGCGCGGATCATCACCAAGGACGGCTGA
- a CDS encoding helix-turn-helix domain-containing protein, translating to MTSGIGRTLRQIRNARGKSLAVVAGLAGISPSYLSRLESGERALDRRSLIVALANALDVAPSEITGTTVITAGELDEDRSLNEVRLALLSVSMEEPRGTVIPLAALTARATEVLMAQRDCDYTLAGTKLPALIRDLHTTLAAGRDERELLRLLVLTHVQGTQAWLCDIGANLDLAWQAATLARQAAQRLDEPVYNAVSTFGTAFGLIGAGGFDLAARALGDTDPGTGTPEGMQMSGMLALTSSLVSAASGQRANRIAALEEARDLATRTGEGNAMWFGFGPSNVGVWRMSVALEAGEHTEAAKIAGTVDPDALPSPTRKSAYYREYGRALARLPKQREAAVRMLREAERIAPARIHRHPFMRSVLAELLARAKRDATGRELRGMAYRSGLHV from the coding sequence GTGACCTCGGGCATTGGGCGCACGCTACGGCAGATCCGTAACGCCCGCGGGAAGTCGCTCGCCGTGGTGGCCGGGCTGGCCGGCATCTCGCCGTCGTACCTGTCCCGGCTGGAGTCCGGTGAACGGGCGCTGGACCGCCGGTCGCTGATCGTCGCGCTGGCGAACGCGCTGGACGTGGCGCCCAGCGAGATCACCGGCACGACGGTGATCACTGCCGGTGAGCTGGACGAGGACAGGTCGCTGAACGAGGTTCGGCTGGCCCTGCTCTCGGTGAGCATGGAGGAGCCGCGCGGAACGGTGATCCCGCTCGCGGCGCTGACCGCGCGGGCCACCGAAGTGCTGATGGCGCAACGGGATTGCGACTACACCCTGGCCGGGACGAAGCTGCCGGCTTTGATCCGCGACCTGCACACCACCCTCGCGGCCGGCAGGGACGAGCGTGAGTTGCTGCGGCTGCTCGTGCTGACCCATGTGCAGGGCACGCAGGCCTGGCTGTGTGACATCGGTGCGAACCTCGACCTCGCCTGGCAGGCGGCCACGCTGGCAAGGCAGGCCGCGCAACGGCTGGACGAGCCGGTCTATAACGCGGTGAGCACCTTTGGCACGGCCTTCGGGCTGATCGGGGCGGGCGGATTCGACCTCGCCGCTCGCGCCCTCGGCGATACCGACCCCGGCACCGGGACGCCGGAGGGGATGCAGATGTCCGGGATGCTGGCCCTGACCTCCTCGCTGGTGTCCGCGGCCAGCGGGCAGCGCGCGAACAGGATCGCCGCGCTGGAAGAGGCACGGGACCTGGCCACGCGAACCGGTGAGGGCAACGCCATGTGGTTCGGTTTCGGACCGTCCAATGTGGGCGTGTGGCGGATGTCGGTGGCGCTGGAAGCCGGCGAGCACACCGAGGCCGCCAAGATCGCGGGCACCGTGGACCCGGACGCCCTGCCATCGCCCACCCGGAAGTCGGCCTACTACCGCGAGTACGGCCGGGCGCTGGCCCGGCTGCCGAAGCAGCGCGAGGCGGCGGTGCGGATGCTGCGCGAGGCCGAACGGATCGCGCCCGCACGCATCCACCGGCATCCGTTCATGCGCTCCGTCCTCGCCGAGTTGCTGGCCAGGGCCAAGCGCGACGCCACCGGCCGCGAGCTGCGCGGAATGGCCTACCGCTCCGGCCTGCACGTGTGA
- a CDS encoding AlkA N-terminal domain-containing protein, which translates to MQSTTAPSPAPPAEGRGIWHDTERCYRAVMSRDVRFDGQFITAVRTTGIYCRPSCPALTPKAQNVRFFPTSAAAQANGFRACRRCLPDAVPGSPEWNVRADLAARAMRLIADGTVDREGVPGLARRLGYSERQLGRVLTAELGAGPLALARAHRAHSARLLIEMSELPLTDVAFAAGFTSVRQFNETIREVFATTPSRLRATATAARRRAGSTSADPAPTRGTRLHLRLPFRAPFEATGILAFLAARAIPGVEQAVTDEAGTVTGYARALRLAHGSGSARLTPQADHVHCELRLTDVRDLGSAVTRVRRLLDLDADPDAVNTVLGADPVLAPLVAAVPGVRVPGAVDGAELVLRAMLGQQVSVAAARTAAGTLAADLGDPLPVDTDGPAVLFPAPDVVAAHAERILRGPRRRITAIREVAGMLATGELDVHVGREAEELRAELLAAPGIGPWTADYVLMRVLGTPDLLLTGDLVLRRGARALGIDPDHLTTRAQAWRPWRSYAGMHLWRAGADNAPEG; encoded by the coding sequence ATGCAATCCACGACGGCTCCGAGCCCGGCGCCCCCCGCCGAGGGCCGGGGCATCTGGCACGACACCGAGCGGTGCTACCGGGCGGTGATGTCCCGGGACGTCCGCTTCGACGGGCAGTTCATCACGGCGGTACGCACGACCGGTATCTACTGCCGCCCATCCTGCCCCGCGCTGACGCCGAAGGCACAGAACGTGCGGTTCTTCCCGACCTCGGCGGCGGCCCAGGCCAACGGGTTCCGGGCCTGCCGGCGCTGCCTGCCCGACGCGGTGCCCGGCTCACCGGAATGGAACGTGCGGGCCGATCTGGCGGCGCGGGCCATGCGGCTGATCGCGGACGGCACGGTGGACCGGGAGGGGGTCCCCGGCCTGGCACGCCGGCTGGGCTACTCGGAACGCCAGCTGGGCCGGGTGCTCACCGCCGAGCTCGGCGCCGGGCCGCTGGCGCTGGCCAGGGCGCACCGCGCACACTCGGCCCGGCTGCTGATCGAGATGTCCGAGCTGCCGCTCACCGATGTCGCGTTCGCCGCGGGGTTCACCAGCGTGCGGCAGTTCAACGAAACGATCCGCGAGGTGTTCGCGACCACCCCATCCCGGCTACGGGCGACGGCCACCGCGGCCCGCCGCAGGGCGGGTTCGACCTCGGCGGATCCGGCTCCCACCCGCGGCACCCGGCTGCACCTGCGGCTGCCGTTCCGCGCACCGTTCGAGGCCACGGGCATCCTGGCCTTCCTCGCCGCCCGCGCGATCCCCGGCGTCGAGCAGGCGGTCACCGACGAGGCGGGCACGGTGACCGGCTACGCCCGCGCCCTGCGGCTCGCGCACGGCAGCGGCAGCGCCCGGCTCACCCCGCAGGCCGACCACGTGCACTGCGAGCTGCGGCTCACCGACGTACGCGACCTTGGCAGCGCGGTCACCCGGGTACGCAGGCTGCTGGATCTGGACGCCGACCCGGACGCGGTGAACACCGTGCTCGGGGCCGATCCGGTGCTCGCCCCGCTGGTCGCGGCCGTACCGGGCGTCCGGGTTCCGGGCGCCGTGGACGGTGCCGAACTGGTGCTGCGCGCGATGCTCGGCCAGCAGGTCTCGGTCGCCGCGGCACGTACGGCCGCGGGCACGCTGGCCGCGGACCTCGGTGACCCGCTGCCGGTGGACACGGACGGCCCGGCCGTGCTGTTCCCCGCCCCGGACGTCGTCGCGGCGCATGCCGAGCGGATCCTGCGTGGCCCCCGGCGGCGGATCACCGCCATCCGGGAGGTGGCAGGCATGCTGGCCACCGGCGAGCTGGACGTGCACGTCGGCAGGGAGGCCGAGGAACTGCGCGCGGAACTGCTCGCCGCACCGGGCATCGGGCCGTGGACGGCGGACTACGTCCTGATGCGCGTACTCGGCACGCCGGACCTGCTGCTGACCGGAGACCTCGTGCTGCGCAGGGGCGCGCGGGCACTGGGGATCGACCCGGACCACCTCACCACCCGCGCACAGGCCTGGCGCCCATGGCGCTCGTACGCGGGTATGCATCTCTGGCGCGCGGGCGCCGACAACGCTCCGGAAGGATGA
- a CDS encoding ABC transporter ATP-binding protein, translated as MLSVESLSVRYSGVPAVHEVSLEIADGDVLALLGPSGSGKSTLLRAIAGLEPAATGTVRWDGDDLARVPVHRRGFGLVFQDAQLFAHRDVAGNIEFGLRMHGLPAAERAERVASLLDLVGLAGYQHRRVTQLSGGEAQRVALARALAPRPRLLLLDEPLSGLDAGLREQLAIDLADLLRTAKVSTLLVTHDQEEAFTLADRVAVLDEGRIRQAGAVREVWARPADESVARFLGVTTLLDARMRAGVAHSALGEVRFAGVPDGPVRLGLRPNALRAAETGVAGEVLSWVHRRDHLRLSVRVEGRLTPVDAVAPVAADLRAGDRVRLALDPDGIAVLSRPW; from the coding sequence ATGCTGTCGGTGGAGTCGTTGAGCGTGCGCTACTCGGGAGTACCCGCGGTGCACGAGGTGTCGCTGGAGATCGCCGACGGTGACGTGCTCGCCCTGCTCGGCCCTTCCGGTTCGGGCAAGTCGACGTTGCTGCGGGCGATCGCGGGCCTGGAACCGGCCGCCACCGGCACGGTCCGCTGGGACGGCGACGACCTGGCCAGGGTTCCGGTGCACCGCCGCGGTTTCGGGCTGGTGTTTCAGGACGCGCAGTTGTTCGCCCATCGGGATGTGGCCGGCAACATCGAGTTCGGCCTGCGGATGCACGGGCTGCCCGCGGCCGAGCGGGCGGAACGGGTGGCGAGCCTGCTGGACCTGGTCGGGCTCGCCGGTTACCAGCATCGCAGGGTGACCCAGCTTTCCGGGGGTGAGGCCCAGCGGGTCGCGCTGGCCAGGGCGCTGGCGCCCCGGCCGAGGCTGCTGTTGCTGGACGAACCACTGTCCGGTTTGGACGCCGGGCTGCGCGAGCAGCTCGCCATCGACCTCGCCGACCTGCTGCGCACGGCCAAGGTCAGCACGCTGCTGGTGACCCACGATCAGGAGGAGGCGTTCACCCTGGCCGACCGGGTGGCGGTGCTGGACGAGGGGCGGATCCGCCAGGCGGGGGCGGTGCGCGAGGTGTGGGCCCGTCCCGCGGACGAGTCGGTGGCGCGTTTCCTCGGCGTCACCACGCTGCTGGACGCGCGGATGCGGGCCGGGGTGGCGCATTCGGCGCTCGGCGAGGTCCGGTTCGCCGGGGTCCCGGACGGCCCGGTGCGGTTGGGGTTGCGGCCGAATGCGTTGCGGGCGGCGGAAACCGGGGTCGCGGGCGAGGTACTCAGCTGGGTGCACCGGCGCGACCACCTGCGGCTGTCCGTCCGGGTGGAGGGCAGGCTGACCCCGGTGGACGCGGTGGCCCCGGTCGCCGCCGACCTGCGTGCGGGCGACCGGGTGCGGCTCGCCCTCGACCCCGATGGGATCGCCGTGCTCAGCCGTCCTTGGTGA